From the genome of Uranotaenia lowii strain MFRU-FL chromosome 1, ASM2978415v1, whole genome shotgun sequence, one region includes:
- the LOC129740140 gene encoding uncharacterized protein LOC129740140, with product MKQFVVLFAVLAVAVAAPSSETEGILTSALKFVKDCGEQSMVLCIKERALRYVEGAQGDIDITDGIKLVETEKPAPGGRSLNEVDLPADPEARESEIDGLLVERAARFLGSHTLQFKIPKESIEDMQRSLDEARGKKKKVKKLLLPLLLLFKLKAAALLPLAIGFLALIAFKALIVGKIALILSAIIGLKKLFDKKPEQSYEVVAHPHYSHSTSFDDHHGYGRSIDAQNLAYNAHAQ from the exons atgaagcaaTTTGTCGTGTTATTTGCCGTGTTGGCAGTTGCAGTCGCAGCCCCATCTTCGGAAACCGAAGGAATTCTAACCAGCGCCCTCAAATTCGTCAAGGACTGCGGTGAGCAGTCTATGGTGCTTTGCATCAAG GAACGCGCGCTCCGTTACGTTGAAGGTGCCCAGGGTGATATCGACATTACCGATGGAATCAAGCTGGTCGAAACCGAGAAGCCCGCCCCCGGTGGCCGATCCCTGAATGAAGTTGACCTGCCAGCCGATCCAGAGGCCCGCGAATCCGAAATCGACGGCCTGTTGGTTGAACGTGCTGCCCGTTTCCTCGGATCCCACACCCTCCAGTTCAAGATCCCCAAGGAGTCGATCGAGGACATGCAGCGCTCCCTGGATGAAG CCCGTGGCAAGAAGAAGAAGGTCAAGAAGCTGCTCCTGCCCCTCCTCCTGCTGTTCAAGCTGAAGGCCGCCGCTCTGCTCCCATTGGCTATCGGTTTCCTGGCCCTGATTGCCTTCAAGGCTCTGATTGTCGGCAAGATCGCTCTGATCCTGTCCGCCATCATTGGTCTGAAGAAGCTGTTCGACAAGAAGCCAGAGCAGAGCTACGAAGTGGTCGCCCACCCACACTACTCGCACTCCACCTCCTTCGATGATCATCACGGATATGGACGCTCCATCGATGCCCAGAACTTGGCTTACAACGCCCATGCTCAGTAA
- the LOC129737950 gene encoding uncharacterized protein LOC129737950: protein MNISAKSSTRQYQLNHVRTVRRLMIPSQTLKYRELSRRFPHLRGLPVEDFELVQPQLLIGLDNLRLCVPLKLREGGPKDPIGAKCRLGWSIYGCVSGNPTTPAVLNLHLGAISDPDREMNEQLRDYFELESSGVKIPNSILDTEDDKRIADYVRKGYAHQATLEELTSVAPERVWYLPLGVVTNAKKPGKIRLIWDAAAKVGGTSFNSNLLKGPDLLTPLLQVLYQFRQFPVAVCGDLMEMFHQIKIRFPDCQSQRFLFREHPTAKPKVYIMDVATFGSTCSPSSAQFIKNLNAQELASEYPRAAVAIANNTYVDDYLGSFMSIDEAVEVVNEIKLVHSKGGFTLRRFLSNEAEVLRGIAEFAEVEDKVLTLERGEKSESVLGIKWLPKDDVFIYSFALRDDLKQILNEQHIPTKREVLKVVMSLFDPLGFISFFLVHGKILMQDIWARGTQWDENVPHDLYVRWREWTNLFPDLDKVQIPRCYFPSSFPKNLENLQIHVFVDASEAAFSSVAYFRLEMDGAVEVAFVGSKTKVAPLKTVSIPRLELKSAVLGTRLLNSISSQHTFRIGHRYMWSDAGVCLAWIRSKDHRKYHQFVSVRVGEILMSTDPRDWRWVPSKMNVADQATKWKEGPQLSMQNPWFRAPEFLYEPEKQWPKERTVQTTSEDLRTVHLNLGHFSPNPAIIDTTRFDSWAKLLRTTAFTFRYIDNFKRDLVGEPLELRLLTQKELERAERLLWRIAQAESYPEEIALLSETQGPPESRHSVVKKSSTIYKYWPFLDEHGVLRMRGRIGAAPFAPTEAKFPTILPRKNYITFLIVDRYHRRFRHANRETIVNEIRQRFEIPKLRSLVYKVAQKCSWCQVMKARPKPPAMAPLPKFRLTAFVRPFTSVGLDYFGPVLVKVGRRNEKRWVALFTCLTIRAVHLEVVHSLSTESCIMAVRRFVARRGPPKEFWTDNATCFQGASNILKEEIAAKTNALALTFTSAETSWKFIPPATPHMGGAWERLVRSIKVASGAILEASRKPDDETLETIFYEAEAMVNSRPLTYIPLESADQEALTPNHFILGSSTGAKILPTEPVDHRTTLRSSWKLAQYITDQFWTRWLKEYLPMISRRTKWFEETKDLEVGDLVIMPDGGLRNRWIRGRVEQVFPGRDGRVREALVRTTSGTFRKAASKLAVLDVAERCEPEAVVPDLHQGSRAGGCDDGVPRRRNTSARGAALAVTSDVREKKSHP, encoded by the exons ATGAATATTTCCGCGAAAAGTTCTACTCGCCAGTACCAACTGAACCATGTTCGCACTGTTCGTCGTCTAATGATCCCCTCGCAAACTTTAAAATATCGTGAGCTGTCACGCCGCTTCCCTCACCTACGTGGCCTTCCGGTAGAAGATTTTGAACTCGTTCAGCCACAATTGCTGATAGGTCTGGACAATCTACGACTTTGTGTACCATTGAAGCTCCGTGAAGGCGGCCCAAAGGATCCGATCGGGGCAAAGTGCAGATTGGGTTGGAGTATATACGGATGTGTTTCTGGAAATCCGACCACACCAGCCGTCTTAAATCTACACCTCGGGGCGATATCCGATCCAGATAGGGAGATGAACGAACAACTGCGTGATTACTTCGAACTGGAAAGTTCCGGTGTAAAGATTCCGAACAGTATTCTTGACACCGAAGATGATAAACGG ATAGCAGACTACGTGCGTAAAGGGTATGCGCATCAAGCCACATTGGAAGAGCTGACGTCTGTTGCACCGGAACGTGTGTGGTATCTCCCTCTGGGCGTCGTGACCAATGCTAAGAAGCCAGGAAAGATCAGATTAATCTGGGATGCGGCAGCCAAGGTTGGTGGAACATCTTTCAACTCGAACCTTCTCAAGGGGCCAGACCTCTTAACCCCACTTCTGCAAGTTCTCTACCAGTTCCGCCAGTTCCCTGTAGCAGTGTGCGGCGATTTGATGGAAATGTTCCATCAAATCAAGATTCGATTTCCCGATTGCCAATCTCAACGGTTCCTCTTCCGTGAGCACCCAACGGCGAAGCCAAAGGTCTACATCATGGACGTGGCCACATTCGGTTCTACGTGTTCCCCGTCTTCAGCCCAATTCATCAAAAATCTCAACGCCCAAGAGCTCGCTTCAGAGTATCCTCGCGCAGCTGTAGCCATTGCAAACAACACCTACGTAGATGATTACTTGGGCAGTTTCATGTCGATTGACGAAGCGGTGGAGGTCGTAAATGAGATAAAGCTGGTGCATTCCAAGGGCGGTTTCACGCTACGACGCTTCTTATCCAACGAAGCGGAAGTCTTGCGAGGAATCGCAGAGTTTGCTGAAGTCGAAGACAAGGTTCTTACTTTGGAGAGAGGGGAGAAGTCAGAATCGGTGCTGGGAATCAAGTGGCTGCCGAAAGACGACGTTTTCATCTATTCATTTGCACTTCGAGATGACCTCAAACAAATCCTGAACGAGCAGCACATTCCTACTAAACGCGAGGTCCTCAAAGTAGTAATGAGCTTATTCGACCCCCTCGGTTTCATCTCGTTTTTCTTAGTGCATGGGAAAATCCTCATGCAGGATATCTGGGCCCGAGGAACGCAGTGGGACGAAAATGTTCCGCATGATCTCTACGTGCGATGGCGAGAATGGACGAATCTGTTTCCAGACTTAGACAAAGTACAAATCCCACGATGTTACTTTCCATCTTCATTCCCTAAGAATCTCGAGAATCTGCAAATACATGTCTTCGTAGACGCGAGTGAGGCTGCTTTCTCTAGCGTGGCCTATTTTCGCTTGGAAATGGATGGAGCGGTTGAAGTTGCTTTCGTTGGATCCAAAACTAAGGTGGCTCCACTCAAGACAGTCTCAATTCCTCGACTCGAACTAAAATCCGCTGTTCTAGGAACACGTCTCCTGAATTCTATATCAAGCCAACACACCTTTCGCATAGGCCACCGATACATGTGGAGTGACGCAGGAGTCTGCCTAGCGTGGATTCGTTCCAAGGATCACCGAAAATATCACCAATTTGTTTCCGTACGGGTCGGTGAAATTCTAATGTCAACGGATCCCAGAGACTGGAGATGGGTTCCATCAAAAATGAATGTGGCTGATCAAGCAACCAAGTGGAAAGAAGGACCACAACTATCGATGCAGAATCCGTGGTTCCGGGCACCAGAGTTCTTGTACGAACCCGAGAAACAATGGCCGAAAGAGCGCACTGTCCAGACAACAAGTGAAGACCTTCGAACAGTGCACTTAAACCTTGGGCACTTCTCTCCAAATCCTGCAATCATCGACACAACTCGCTTCGACTCCTGGGCTAAATTGCTTCGAACCACGGCCTTTACATTCCGCTATATTGACAACTTCAAACGGGACCTAGTCGGTGAACCATTGGAGCTCAGATTGCTCACCCAGAAAGAACTCGAACGCGCTGAACGCCTGCTTTGGAGAATTGCTCAAGCAGAATCGTATCCCGAGGAGATTGCGCTACTTTCCGAAACACAAGGCCCCCCTGAAAGTCGTCACAGTGTCGTCAAGAAGTCCAGCACCATCTACAAGTATTGGCCGTTCCTGGATGAGCATGGTGTTTTGCGAATGCGTGGCCGTATCGGTGCTGCGCCATTCGCACCGACAGAAGCTAAGTTTCCCACGATTCTCCCCCGAAAGAACTATATTACATTTTTGATTGTCGACAGATATCATCGTCGTTTCCGACATGCAAATCGGGAAACCATCGTCAACGAGATCCGACAACGTTTCGAGATTCCCAAGCTGAGGTCCCTCGTCTACAAGGTGGCGCAGAAGTGTTCCTGGTGCCAGGTGATGAAGGCCCGGCCGAAACCGCCGGCCATGGCACCACTTCCAAAATTCCGGCTGACAGCATTCGTGCGCCCTTTCACATCGGTAGGCTTAGACTATTTCGGGCCAGTTCTCGTGAAGGTGGGCAGACGCAATGAAAAACGCTGGGTGGCCCTCTTCACGTGCCTGACCATCCGTGCTGTACACTTAGAGGTGGTTCATTCGCTAAGCACGGAATCTTGTATAATGGCAGTTCGCCGTTTCGTTGCGCGTCGTGGTCCGCCGAAGGAGTTCTGGACGGACAACGCTACTTGCTTCCAAGGTGCCAGCAACATTTTGAAAGAGGAGATCGCTGCAAAGACCAACGCCCTGGCTCTCACATTTACCAGCGCCGAAACTAGCTGGAAGTTTATTCCGCCGGCCACTCCACACATGGGCGGAGCGTGGGAGAGGCTGGTCCGCTCAATCAAGGTAGCGAGCGGTGCTATTTTGGAAGCTTCTCGCAAACCGGACGACGAAACGCTGGAAACCATCTTCTACGAAGCCGAAGCAATGGTCAACAGCCGACCACTCACCTACATTCCGTTGGAGTCGGCCGACCAAGAAGCGTTGACCCCAAATCACTTTATATTGGGCAGTTCAACTGGAGCGAAGATTCTACCGACGGAACCCGTCGACCACCGAACAACACTCCGCAGCAGTTGGAAGCTGGCGCAATATATAACCGATCAATTCTGGACTAGGTGGCTGAAAGAATATTTGCCCATGATCTCTCGTAGAACGAAATGGTTTGAAGAAACCAAGGATCTGGAAGTCGGTGATTTGGTTATTATGCCTGACGGTGGGCTAAGGAACCGGTGGATCCGAGGTAGAGTGGAGCAAGTATTTCCTGGACGAGACGGCAGAGTGAGAGAGGCTTTAGTTCGAACGACTTCGGGTACCTTCAGGAAGGCAGCCTCTAAACTGGCTGTTTTAGACGTCGCCGAAAGATGTGAACCTGAAGCAGTGGTTCCAGATTTGCACCAAGGTTCACGGGCGGGGGGATGTGACGACGGGGTCCCTCGTCGCCGCAACACTTCTGCACGCGGCGCTGCACTGGCTGTCACATCTGACGTACGCGAGAAGAAAAGTCATCCGTGA
- the LOC129737951 gene encoding uncharacterized protein LOC129737951, which yields MNDRANTKTFDCQSCDRPNSAEDEMVQCCICKLWQHFGCAGVDSRVKDPEVKYVCKMCAASQNTSEKPSGKDKSKSKSGKSALGSRRKKPLTDIPESVSSSTRAAIMTQQLKMVEEEQILQEQELAEKREQKRREREESERQLQEKKKLAEEEKALRNKQLQEEAEMSKLEQKLRRESLDKRNQIVKALATSTHCGSILGSVTSSNRDSRSKVQSWLDKSEAAKQEEFHSDMGLQVSPISAAHRSAISVCSRIPVPTNNSFIRSHILNSKSQTPAVSNRPVAPRTRLSQEQIAARQVLGKEHLIFDGNPEEWPIFISHFEQSTIDCGFTDTENMLRLQKCLRGPAYEAVRSRLYLPSDVPLVISTLRTFFGRPVLVIKSLLNKIHQVPPPKLDRLDTLMHFALAVQNFVGSLIAGEQREYLADPILVQELVEKLPVPWQMEWAAFEIQHQSVTLETFGEFMSVLMTMASRVSFKSPSFGNITQSDSNKRKPKETGLLYTHAPGSDAPKVTDVALQVRHQQSKPCFCCGREGHRVAECPQFKAASVDERCKLVQLKKLCRTCLNSHGKWPCRSWTGCGVEGCRHKHHTLLHPSTNNNQNISFSASHVSSEDLTWALFRVVPVVLYGKSRSQLIFAFIDEGSSYTLIEESVANQLDLDGPKQPLTLQWTGNVTRDAVPPG from the coding sequence ATGAATGATCGTGCCAATACCAAAACTTTCGACTGCCAGTCGTGCGATCGACCCAACTCAGCCGAAGATGAGATGGTGCAATGTTGTATCTGCAAATTGTGGCAACATTTTGGATGTGCAGGAGTCGATTCCCGGGTGAAAGATCCGGAGGTGAAATACGTCTGTAAGATGTGCGCTGCTAGCCAGAACACTTCCGAAAAACCTTCGGGAAAGGACAAATCCAAATCTAAGTCCGGTAAGTCTGCTCTCGGGTCTCGCCGAAAGAAGCCGCTAACGGATATTCCGGAGAGTGTTTCATCCAGTACTCGAGCTGCAATTATGACGCAGCAGCTGAAAATGGTCGAGGAGGAACAAATACTTCAGGAGCAGGAATTGGCAGAAAAAAGGGAGCAAAAACGGCGTGAGCGGGAGGAATCCGAACGCCAGCTTCAGGAAAAAAAGAAGCTCGCCGAAGAAGAGAAAGCACTTCGAAATAAACAACTGCAGGAAGAAGCGGAGATGAGTAAGTTAGAGCAGAAGCTGAGGAGAGAATCGCTTGACAAACGGAACCAGATCGTCAAGGCGCTCGCTACCAGCACCCATTGTGGTTCAATTTTGGGATCCGTCACCAGTTCCAACCGCGATTCACGATCGAAAGTCCAGAGTTGGTTGGACAAATCGGAAGCCGCAAAACAGGAAGAGTTTCATTCGGATATGGGCCTCCAGGTTTCCCCCATATCCGCAGCCCATCGTTCAGCGATATCGGTCTGCTCCAGAATTCCTGTCCCCACGAACAATTCCTTTATAAGATCCCACATCCTCAATTCTAAATCTCAAACTCCGGCTGTCTCTAATCGACCAGTTGCTCCGCGCACCAGACTCTCTCAAGAACAAATAGCCGCGCGTCAGGTTCTAGGAAAGGAACATCTTATCTTCGATGGAAACCCGGAAGAATGGCCAATTTTTATCAGCCATTTCGAGCAGTCGACAATTGACTGTGGTTTTACGGATACGGAGAACATGCTTcggctacaaaaatgtttgcgtgGTCCAGCGTATGAAGCCGTAAGAAGTCGTCTTTATCTCCCTTCAGACGTGCCGCTCGTGATATCGACCTTACGAACATTTTTCGGCCGACCTGTGCTTGTCATCAAATCGCTGCTGAATAAAATCCATCAAGTACCACCACCAAAACTGGATCGCCTTGACACTTTGATGCATTTCGCACTAGCAGTGCAAAATTTCGTCGGCTCGCTGATTGCTGGTGAACAGAGGGAGTATCTTGCAGACCCGATTCTCGTGCAGGAGCTTGTCGAAAAGCTTCCTGTCCCATGGCAAATGGAGTGGGCTGCTTTCGAAATTCAACACCAGTCCGTCACGTTAGAAACGTTTGGCGAATTTATGTCTGTATTGATGACCATGGCCAGTAGAGTCTCTTTCAAAAGTCCGAGCTTTGGAAACATTACCCAATCGGATTCGAATAAGCGTAAGCCGAAAGAAACGGGACTATTGTATACCCACGCACCCGGATCGGATGCACCGAAAGTGACAGATGTTGCTTTGCAAGTTCGCCATCAACAAAGTAAGCCTTGCTTCTGTTGCGGACGTGAGGGACATCGGGTAGCTGAGTGCCCACAATTTAAAGCAGCCAGCGTGGACGAGCGTTGTAAATTAGTCCAGCTAAAGAAACTATGTAGAACTTGCTTGAATAGTCACGGAAAGTGGCCTTGCCGGTCCTGGACAGGATGCGGAGTTGAAGGATGTCGCCATAAACACCACACACTTCTCCATCCATCAACCAACAACAACCAGAATATCAGTTTTTCCGCCAGTCACGTGTCCTCGGAAGATTTGACCTGGGCACTTTTCAGAGTGGTtccggttgtcctctacggaAAGAGTCGCTCTCAACTGATCTTCGCCTTCATCGATGAGGGCTCGTCTTACACCCTGATAGAAGAATCCGTTGCTAATCAACTCGACTTGGATGGCCCTAAGCAGCCGCTCACTTTGCAGTGGACTGGGAATGTAACCCGGGATGCTGTTCCTCCCGGCTAG